One region of Bosea sp. 29B genomic DNA includes:
- a CDS encoding GPW/gp25 family protein, whose protein sequence is MLDPKAKNRLRPPLMFAFREAHRAKDAKVQLDLRDAGGERVVAGRRAAPRTAITESKLRQEIAIDLEALVNTINFGSSTDLSRFEHVRRSILNCGFPDVQNKSIDEHRVGAIKDELAQVLLAYEPRLMKQSIVVERDEGLDKAELKIRFIVRADLNCEPLNIPVQFVADVELDTGKIAIKNR, encoded by the coding sequence ATGCTCGACCCCAAGGCGAAGAACCGGTTGCGACCGCCGTTGATGTTCGCCTTCCGCGAGGCGCATCGCGCCAAGGACGCCAAGGTCCAGCTCGACCTGCGCGATGCCGGTGGAGAGCGCGTGGTCGCCGGACGCCGCGCCGCACCGCGGACCGCGATCACCGAGAGCAAGCTGCGCCAGGAGATCGCGATCGACCTCGAAGCCCTGGTCAACACGATCAATTTCGGTTCCTCGACCGATCTGTCGCGCTTCGAGCATGTCCGCCGCTCCATACTCAACTGCGGCTTCCCGGACGTCCAGAACAAGTCGATCGACGAGCACCGCGTCGGCGCGATCAAGGACGAGCTCGCGCAGGTGCTGCTCGCCTACGAGCCGCGGCTCATGAAGCAGTCGATCGTGGTCGAGCGCGACGAAGGACTCGATAAGGCGGAACTCAAGATCCGCTTCATCGTGCGGGCAGATCTCAATTGCGAGCCGCTGAATATTCCGGTGCAATTCGTTGCCGATGTCGAGCTCGACACCGGCAAGATCGCGATCAAGAACCGGTAG
- the tssF gene encoding type VI secretion system baseplate subunit TssF, with amino-acid sequence MNQEFLDFYNRELRLFTEHTKEFAEEYPGIAERLGGLVGERMDPMVGGLLEGAAFLAARVQLKLKHEFPEFTNNLLEQLIPNYLAPTPSALLAGIAPTYGDPALREGVEVPRGSYLDATYVERDRRVACRYRLSSPVTIWPFEVASAEYIAAPGRLQALGLPADGRVLSGLRLSLTHRIASDPAEEPSPEQASKLPNSWFAGCKTRDLTVHLLGTEADAIALYEQIFADRLGLYFRYLDEFGDPVVLSGAECGLEQIGFDEDEALLPADTRVFRGFDLLREQFWFPRKFLGFKLTGLDKVMSRLKAKTVDIIFVFDEVNTRLPAAVQRELFALYAAPAVNLFEKTTDRIPVRRNEHEYHVVPDRSRMLDYEPHSILDVYAHYSGGRDKQPVHPLYSSPEGASPTHGLLYTQRRLPRRRSSAERREGRASDYTGTEMFISLYEPATVSDAAAVAELSIRALCSNRHLTEHLPTGVGGADFRLIDNVVLDVTSLAGPTPPREPIVSQLRLRSETASTGVVTWRLINLLSLNHLGLVQRGAGENAEALREMLSLFADLADSATERRIRGIKSVDSRPVIRRFPQRAGTGAARGLEITVLFDEKAFEGSGVFLLGAILDRFFAEYAAMNHFTQTVIRTVERGEVMRFPPRAGTRRIL; translated from the coding sequence ATGAACCAGGAATTCCTCGACTTCTACAACCGCGAGCTCAGGCTCTTCACCGAGCATACGAAGGAGTTCGCCGAGGAATACCCCGGCATCGCCGAGCGGCTCGGCGGTCTGGTCGGCGAGCGCATGGACCCGATGGTCGGCGGCCTGCTGGAGGGAGCGGCCTTCCTTGCCGCGCGTGTCCAGCTCAAGCTCAAGCACGAATTCCCCGAGTTCACCAACAATCTGCTCGAGCAGCTGATCCCGAACTATCTGGCGCCGACGCCGTCGGCTCTGCTTGCCGGGATCGCGCCCACCTATGGCGATCCGGCCCTGCGCGAGGGCGTCGAGGTGCCGCGTGGCTCCTATCTCGACGCAACCTATGTCGAGCGCGACCGGCGCGTCGCCTGCCGCTATCGGCTGAGCTCGCCCGTCACGATCTGGCCGTTCGAGGTCGCCTCGGCCGAATACATCGCCGCGCCGGGGCGGCTGCAGGCGCTTGGGCTCCCGGCCGACGGCCGGGTGCTTTCTGGACTGCGCCTGTCGCTGACCCATCGCATCGCCAGCGACCCGGCCGAGGAGCCGTCGCCGGAGCAGGCGAGCAAGCTGCCGAACAGCTGGTTTGCCGGCTGCAAGACGCGCGATCTGACGGTGCACCTGCTCGGCACGGAAGCCGATGCGATCGCGCTCTACGAGCAGATCTTCGCCGATCGCCTCGGTCTCTACTTCCGCTATCTCGACGAGTTCGGCGATCCGGTGGTGCTGTCGGGAGCGGAGTGCGGGCTGGAGCAAATCGGCTTCGATGAGGACGAGGCGCTGCTGCCGGCCGATACGCGGGTCTTCCGCGGCTTCGACCTGCTGCGCGAGCAGTTCTGGTTCCCGCGCAAGTTCCTCGGTTTCAAGCTGACTGGCCTCGACAAGGTGATGTCCCGGCTCAAGGCCAAGACGGTCGACATCATCTTCGTCTTCGATGAGGTCAATACGCGCCTGCCGGCAGCGGTCCAGCGCGAGCTGTTCGCGCTCTATGCCGCTCCGGCGGTGAACCTGTTCGAGAAGACGACCGACCGCATCCCGGTGCGCCGGAACGAGCACGAGTATCACGTCGTGCCCGATCGCAGCCGTATGCTCGACTATGAGCCGCACTCGATCCTCGACGTCTATGCGCATTATAGCGGCGGCCGCGACAAGCAGCCGGTCCACCCGCTCTATTCCTCGCCCGAAGGCGCTTCGCCGACCCATGGTCTGCTCTATACGCAGCGGCGGCTGCCGCGTCGGCGCTCCTCGGCCGAGCGGCGGGAGGGGCGGGCGTCCGACTATACCGGCACCGAGATGTTCATCTCGCTCTACGAGCCGGCGACAGTCTCCGATGCCGCAGCCGTGGCCGAGCTCAGCATCCGGGCTCTCTGTTCCAACCGTCATCTGACCGAGCATCTGCCGACCGGGGTCGGCGGTGCCGATTTCCGCCTGATCGACAATGTCGTGCTCGACGTGACCTCCCTTGCCGGGCCGACTCCGCCGCGCGAGCCGATCGTCTCGCAGCTCCGGCTGCGTTCGGAGACGGCGAGCACCGGCGTCGTCACCTGGCGGTTGATCAACCTGCTCAGCCTCAACCATCTCGGTCTGGTCCAGCGTGGCGCCGGCGAGAACGCTGAGGCGCTGCGCGAGATGCTCTCGCTCTTCGCCGACCTCGCCGACAGCGCCACCGAGCGCCGCATCCGCGGCATCAAGAGCGTCGACAGCCGCCCGGTGATCCGACGCTTCCCGCAGCGGGCCGGAACGGGCGCCGCCCGCGGGCTCGAGATCACCGTCCTCTTCGACGAAAAGGCGTTCGAGGGCAGCGGCGTCTTCCTGCTGGGGGCGATCCTCGACCGCTTCTTCGCCGAATACGCGGCGATGAACCATTTCACCCAGACGGTGATCCGCACCGTCGAGCGCGGCGAGGTCATGCGCTTTCCGCCGCGCGCCGGCACGAGGCGCATCCTGTGA
- a CDS encoding type VI secretion system ImpA family N-terminal domain-containing protein produces the protein MAALNFADLAKPVSADDPCGPDPDADPDVMNVMARLEVALPTSYFRRDDEGRQIPFDRSTIDFPVAFGDLGKVLKQSRDLRGFVLAGKLCLLNRDIAGFAASLGLIVSYLGEYWEEVYPRAEDGDFIMREVALQGLDENATVALPLQHAPLFLSKRLGPVMFRSQLVASGELRPGEDEQHPDAGGITAALKEAELSDLTAMLGHVSAIRDAQSRLRTIWSERLGADQAVTFPRLAALVGQIIVFLEAAIERKAPGGQGSAVADAPAAGGGVAAAGPIAVVALPAGVCASVDEAQAALAGCLGYFRRVEPSSPAVLLIGQAQRLIGKSLIEVIQIMFPEHVDKAMLEIGDDTKYQLPLERLGGDGSGGYGDDSGDDGYASDGDEESSSYEDEDSSSDDEETDAGDGADEETDDEGEQGADEEAESEQPQAETESRASASAAAASVPAITIASRAEAIARMKAVAGFYRHAEPSNPVPLLMDKACALAQQDFLSLLSDILPDVGIRQSSGE, from the coding sequence ATGGCCGCGCTCAATTTCGCTGATCTGGCGAAGCCGGTTTCGGCGGACGATCCCTGCGGTCCCGATCCGGATGCCGATCCCGACGTCATGAACGTCATGGCGCGCCTCGAAGTGGCGCTGCCGACCTCCTATTTCCGCCGCGACGACGAAGGGCGGCAGATCCCGTTCGATCGCAGCACGATCGATTTTCCCGTAGCCTTCGGCGATCTCGGCAAGGTGCTGAAGCAGAGCCGCGACCTGCGTGGCTTCGTCCTGGCGGGCAAGCTTTGTCTGCTCAATCGCGACATCGCCGGTTTCGCCGCGAGCCTCGGGCTGATCGTGAGCTATCTCGGCGAGTATTGGGAAGAGGTCTATCCTCGGGCCGAGGACGGCGACTTCATCATGCGCGAGGTCGCGCTGCAGGGGCTCGACGAGAACGCCACCGTCGCCTTGCCGCTGCAGCATGCGCCGCTGTTCCTGAGCAAGCGGCTGGGACCGGTGATGTTCCGCAGCCAGCTCGTCGCCTCGGGCGAGCTGCGCCCCGGCGAGGATGAGCAGCACCCGGACGCCGGCGGGATCACCGCTGCGCTGAAGGAGGCGGAGCTCTCCGACCTGACGGCCATGCTCGGCCATGTCAGCGCGATCCGGGACGCCCAATCCCGGTTGCGGACGATCTGGAGCGAACGGCTCGGGGCCGACCAGGCGGTGACCTTCCCGCGGCTGGCCGCCCTGGTCGGGCAGATCATCGTCTTTCTCGAGGCCGCGATCGAACGGAAAGCACCGGGCGGGCAGGGCAGTGCCGTCGCCGACGCGCCTGCAGCCGGCGGCGGTGTTGCCGCTGCTGGACCCATCGCGGTTGTGGCGCTTCCGGCCGGCGTCTGCGCCTCCGTCGACGAGGCCCAGGCCGCGCTCGCCGGCTGTCTCGGCTATTTCCGCCGGGTCGAGCCGTCCAGCCCGGCCGTGCTGTTGATCGGGCAGGCGCAGCGCCTGATCGGCAAGTCGCTGATCGAGGTCATCCAGATCATGTTCCCGGAGCATGTCGACAAGGCGATGCTCGAGATCGGCGACGACACGAAATACCAGCTGCCGCTGGAACGCCTCGGTGGCGACGGTTCCGGCGGCTATGGCGACGACAGCGGCGACGACGGTTATGCCTCCGATGGCGACGAAGAGAGCTCGTCCTACGAGGACGAGGACAGCTCGTCCGATGACGAGGAGACGGACGCCGGGGACGGAGCTGACGAGGAAACCGACGACGAAGGGGAGCAGGGCGCCGACGAGGAGGCTGAGAGCGAGCAGCCGCAGGCCGAGACCGAATCCAGAGCGAGTGCTTCCGCGGCGGCCGCATCTGTGCCTGCGATCACCATCGCGAGCCGGGCCGAGGCGATCGCCCGGATGAAGGCCGTCGCCGGATTCTATCGTCACGCCGAGCCGTCCAATCCGGTTCCCCTGTTGATGGACAAGGCCTGTGCGCTGGCGCAGCAAGATTTTCTCTCGCTCCTGAGCGATATCCTCCCTGACGTCGGCATAAGGCAGAGCAGCGGCGAATAG
- a CDS encoding type VI secretion system tube protein Hcp, with translation MASDFLLEIEGIKGESQDAKHKDTIEIESFSWGVSNSGTHAAGHGGGAGKASYQDLHCTANVNKASPTLMLKCATGEHIKKAVLHVRKQGKGQQEFYTVTLEDLLVSSYQSGDSTGGNPVPTDQFSLNFAKIKYEYKPQNKDGSLGSTVTGTYDLKKNQE, from the coding sequence ATGGCAAGTGACTTCCTGCTTGAGATCGAAGGCATCAAGGGCGAAAGCCAGGACGCCAAGCACAAGGACACGATCGAGATCGAGTCCTTCTCCTGGGGCGTCAGCAACTCCGGCACGCATGCTGCGGGCCATGGCGGCGGCGCCGGCAAGGCCAGCTACCAGGACCTGCACTGCACAGCCAACGTCAACAAGGCCTCGCCGACGCTGATGCTGAAATGCGCCACCGGCGAGCACATCAAGAAGGCTGTGCTGCACGTCCGCAAGCAGGGCAAGGGCCAGCAGGAGTTCTACACGGTCACTCTCGAGGATCTGCTCGTGTCGAGCTATCAGTCGGGCGACTCGACCGGTGGCAACCCGGTGCCGACCGACCAGTTCTCGCTGAACTTCGCCAAGATCAAGTACGAGTACAAGCCGCAGAACAAGGACGGCTCGCTCGGCTCGACCGTGACCGGCACCTACGACCTCAAGAAGAACCAAGAGTAA
- the tssH gene encoding type VI secretion system ATPase TssH yields the protein MADISLEAVTGKLNRVGYEAFIQALRQAKGAGNRNVELAHWLAQILQRRSTDIGLTAQHYGLDMARLATDIGGVIEGFRKNETEMPGVANNVVDVLDRGWHYATLFFGETQIRSGHVLVAALKSLELKRALTGISKEFGKIPVEELAAGYAKIWKDSEEENLRPMDGSGLRAAGTPGAEQADGAKGTTALDRFSQDLTEKARSGTMDPILGRDDEIRQVIDVLMRRRQNNPILTGEAGVGKTAIAEGFAQRIVAGDVPPPLRGVKVCALDIGLMQAGASMKGEFEQRLRSVIDEVQSSPTPVILFIDEAHTLIGAGGPAGTGDAANLLKPALARGTLRTVAATTWSEYRQYFEKDPALTRRFQPVQVDEPDVVRCCTMLRGLIGPMEKHHKVRISDAAIVAAVQLSSRYIPARQLPDKAVSLLDTACARVAISQTATPAAIEDARVAIAALEKEKIALIADKDLGDATDERLGKIDEESAALKAKLETLEADWASELAIVEEITLLRGKLGEKAAAEAATADGEAAAEAAPAEAPADPEATRASLREKFDTLGAIDPANRMIYAHVDEQSVASVVSDWTGIPVGRMVKDEIETVLNLAATLNKRVVGQGHGIGMIAKRIETNRAKLDNPNKPIGVFMLCGPSGVGKTETALALAESLYGGEQNVITINMSEFQEAHTVSTLKGAPPGYVGYGEGGRLTEAVRRKPYSVVLLDEVEKAHPDVHELFFQVFDKGMMEDGTGRRIDFKNTLIILTSNVGTDEIMRMAGDEGSRPDSEELAIALRPALLKVFPPALIGRLVTIPYYPLSGEMLGGIVRLQLGRIGKRLRDNHNAAFTYDDAVVEHIVAQCNDPDSGGRMIDNIITNSMLPALSRSILNLQLEKKPLTEAKVTIEDGAFHYACS from the coding sequence ATGGCCGACATCAGTCTCGAAGCCGTCACCGGCAAACTCAACCGCGTCGGCTATGAAGCCTTCATCCAGGCGCTGCGCCAGGCGAAGGGGGCCGGCAACCGCAATGTCGAGCTGGCGCATTGGCTTGCCCAGATTCTGCAGCGGCGCTCGACCGACATCGGGCTGACCGCGCAGCATTACGGCCTCGACATGGCTCGCCTCGCCACCGATATCGGCGGCGTCATCGAGGGCTTCCGCAAGAACGAGACGGAGATGCCCGGCGTCGCCAACAACGTCGTCGACGTGCTCGACCGCGGCTGGCACTACGCCACCCTGTTCTTCGGCGAGACCCAGATCCGCAGCGGCCATGTCCTGGTCGCGGCGCTGAAATCGCTTGAGCTCAAGCGGGCGCTGACCGGCATCTCCAAGGAGTTCGGCAAGATCCCGGTCGAGGAGCTTGCCGCTGGCTATGCCAAGATCTGGAAGGACTCCGAAGAGGAGAACCTGCGGCCGATGGACGGCTCGGGGCTGCGCGCCGCCGGCACGCCTGGCGCCGAGCAGGCGGATGGCGCCAAGGGCACAACGGCGCTGGACCGCTTCTCGCAGGACCTGACCGAAAAGGCACGCTCGGGCACGATGGACCCGATCCTCGGACGCGACGACGAGATCCGCCAGGTCATCGACGTGCTGATGCGTCGGCGCCAGAACAACCCGATCCTCACCGGCGAGGCCGGTGTCGGCAAGACCGCGATCGCCGAGGGTTTTGCCCAGCGCATCGTCGCCGGCGACGTGCCGCCGCCCTTGCGCGGGGTCAAGGTCTGCGCCCTCGACATCGGCCTGATGCAGGCTGGCGCCTCGATGAAGGGCGAGTTCGAGCAGCGCCTGCGCTCGGTCATCGACGAGGTCCAGTCTTCGCCGACGCCGGTGATCCTGTTCATCGACGAGGCGCATACGCTGATCGGCGCCGGTGGCCCTGCCGGCACGGGCGACGCGGCCAACCTGCTCAAGCCCGCTCTGGCCCGCGGCACCTTGCGCACCGTTGCGGCGACGACCTGGTCGGAATACCGCCAGTATTTCGAGAAGGATCCGGCGCTGACCCGGCGCTTCCAGCCGGTGCAGGTCGACGAGCCGGACGTGGTGCGCTGCTGCACCATGCTGCGCGGCCTGATCGGGCCGATGGAGAAGCATCACAAGGTCCGCATCTCCGATGCCGCCATCGTCGCGGCCGTTCAGCTCTCCTCGCGCTACATTCCGGCGCGGCAATTGCCCGACAAGGCGGTGAGCCTGCTCGACACCGCCTGCGCCCGCGTGGCGATCAGCCAGACTGCGACGCCCGCCGCGATCGAGGATGCCCGTGTCGCCATAGCGGCGCTCGAAAAGGAGAAGATCGCCCTGATCGCCGACAAGGATCTCGGCGACGCCACCGACGAGCGCCTCGGCAAGATCGACGAGGAAAGCGCCGCGCTGAAGGCGAAGCTGGAGACGCTCGAAGCCGACTGGGCCTCCGAACTCGCGATCGTCGAGGAGATCACGCTGCTGCGCGGCAAGCTCGGCGAGAAGGCGGCCGCTGAGGCTGCTACCGCCGACGGCGAGGCAGCGGCCGAGGCTGCGCCTGCCGAGGCGCCGGCCGATCCCGAGGCGACGCGCGCCAGCCTGCGTGAGAAGTTCGACACGCTCGGCGCGATCGATCCGGCCAATCGGATGATCTACGCCCATGTCGACGAGCAATCGGTCGCCTCCGTCGTCTCCGACTGGACCGGCATTCCGGTCGGCCGCATGGTCAAGGACGAGATCGAGACCGTGCTCAACCTCGCCGCGACGCTGAACAAGCGCGTGGTCGGGCAGGGACATGGCATCGGCATGATCGCCAAGCGCATCGAGACCAACCGCGCCAAGCTCGACAATCCCAACAAGCCGATCGGCGTGTTCATGCTTTGCGGCCCGTCGGGCGTCGGCAAGACCGAGACGGCGCTGGCACTGGCCGAGTCGCTCTATGGCGGCGAGCAGAACGTCATTACCATCAATATGAGCGAGTTCCAGGAGGCGCACACCGTCTCGACGCTGAAGGGAGCGCCTCCCGGCTATGTCGGCTATGGCGAGGGTGGACGCCTCACCGAGGCCGTCAGGCGCAAGCCCTATTCGGTCGTGCTGCTCGACGAGGTCGAGAAGGCCCATCCGGACGTGCACGAGCTGTTCTTCCAGGTCTTCGACAAGGGCATGATGGAGGACGGCACCGGCCGGCGCATCGACTTCAAGAACACGCTGATCATCCTGACCTCGAATGTCGGCACCGACGAGATCATGCGCATGGCCGGCGACGAGGGCAGCCGTCCGGATTCCGAGGAACTCGCCATCGCTTTGCGGCCGGCGCTGCTCAAGGTCTTCCCACCGGCGCTGATCGGCCGCCTGGTCACGATCCCGTACTACCCGCTCTCCGGCGAGATGCTTGGTGGCATCGTCAGGCTGCAGCTCGGGCGTATCGGCAAGCGCCTGCGCGACAATCACAACGCCGCCTTCACCTATGACGACGCGGTGGTCGAGCACATCGTCGCCCAGTGCAACGACCCGGATTCGGGCGGGCGCATGATCGACAACATCATCACCAACTCGATGCTGCCGGCGCTCTCGCGCAGCATCCTCAACCTGCAATTGGAGAAGAAGCCGCTGACCGAGGCGAAGGTCACGATCGAGGACGGCGCCTTCCACTACGCCTGCAGTTGA
- the tssC gene encoding type VI secretion system contractile sheath large subunit, translating into MAEAQIQQPGAATAETQGADDFSALLKQSFKPKTERAASEVENAVATLVNQALADSTLIKGDVLDTIEEMIARLDAKLSEQMNEVLHAPEFQKLESAWRGLNYLVFNSETDSQLKIKVMNVGKTELYRNLKTYPGARWDQSPLFKQLYEQEFGQLGGQPFGALVGDYHFSHAPTDVQLLRDLSKVAAAAHAPFFTGADPNLMGMDSWTELSNPRDLGKVFDTPDYAAWKGLRDAADSRYVGLCLPRVLARVPYGAKSEPVEEFAFEEDTDGHKGEKYAWMNAAYAMAVNINRAFKEYGWCTRIRGVQSGGEVLNLPTHTFPTDDGGVDLKCPTEIAISDRREAELAKSGLIPLIHRKNTDKAAFIGAQSLYKPKAFFGPDGVAATASDNLSSRLPYMFAVSRFAHYLKCMVRDKVGSYKEREPLRRWLQEWITEYVDGDPLNSSEETKARKPLSDARIDVFEDEENPGYYSAKFYLRPHFQLEGMDIGLSLVSRLPAPKT; encoded by the coding sequence ATGGCGGAAGCACAGATCCAACAACCCGGCGCGGCAACTGCTGAAACGCAAGGCGCCGACGATTTCTCGGCACTGCTGAAGCAGAGCTTCAAGCCGAAGACCGAACGAGCGGCGAGCGAGGTCGAGAATGCGGTAGCGACCCTGGTCAACCAGGCTCTCGCCGACTCGACGCTGATCAAGGGCGACGTACTCGACACGATCGAGGAGATGATCGCCCGGCTCGATGCCAAGCTCAGCGAGCAGATGAACGAGGTGCTGCACGCGCCGGAGTTCCAGAAGCTCGAAAGTGCCTGGCGCGGCCTCAACTACCTCGTCTTCAACTCCGAGACCGACTCGCAGCTGAAGATCAAGGTGATGAACGTCGGCAAGACCGAGCTCTACCGCAACCTCAAGACCTATCCCGGCGCCCGCTGGGATCAGAGCCCGCTCTTCAAGCAGCTCTACGAGCAGGAGTTCGGTCAGCTCGGCGGCCAGCCCTTCGGCGCGCTCGTCGGCGACTATCACTTCAGTCACGCCCCCACGGACGTGCAGTTGCTGCGTGATCTCTCCAAGGTCGCGGCCGCCGCTCACGCGCCCTTCTTCACCGGGGCCGATCCGAACTTGATGGGCATGGACTCCTGGACGGAGCTCTCCAACCCGCGCGACCTTGGCAAGGTCTTCGACACGCCGGACTACGCGGCCTGGAAGGGTCTGCGCGACGCGGCCGACTCCCGTTATGTCGGCCTGTGCCTGCCGCGAGTGCTGGCGCGGGTTCCTTACGGCGCCAAGTCGGAGCCGGTCGAGGAGTTCGCCTTCGAGGAGGACACCGACGGCCACAAGGGCGAGAAATACGCCTGGATGAACGCCGCCTATGCCATGGCGGTGAACATCAACCGGGCCTTCAAGGAGTATGGCTGGTGCACCCGCATCCGCGGTGTCCAGTCGGGTGGCGAGGTTCTCAACCTGCCGACCCACACCTTCCCGACCGATGACGGCGGCGTCGACCTGAAGTGCCCGACCGAGATCGCGATCAGCGACCGCCGCGAGGCGGAGCTGGCCAAGTCCGGCCTGATCCCGCTGATCCATCGCAAGAACACGGACAAGGCGGCGTTCATCGGAGCGCAGTCGCTCTACAAGCCCAAGGCCTTCTTCGGGCCCGACGGCGTCGCGGCGACTGCTTCCGACAATCTGTCCTCGCGTCTGCCTTACATGTTCGCCGTGTCGCGCTTCGCGCACTATCTGAAGTGCATGGTTCGCGACAAGGTTGGCTCCTACAAGGAGCGCGAACCCCTGCGTCGCTGGCTGCAGGAGTGGATCACCGAATATGTCGACGGCGATCCGCTGAACTCCAGCGAGGAGACGAAGGCGCGCAAGCCCCTGTCCGATGCGCGCATCGACGTCTTCGAGGACGAGGAGAACCCGGGCTATTATTCGGCCAAGTTCTACCTCCGGCCGCACTTCCAGCTCGAGGGCATGGATATCGGTCTGAGCCTCGTCTCGCGCCTGCCGGCGCCCAAGACCTGA
- the tssG gene encoding type VI secretion system baseplate subunit TssG, which translates to MNKSAPALPPPAALDDLRVEPPFVEGLRAEPWRHDFYAALRRIERSFPERERIGDVAARRDEYVALGEQPYMDFPASTIAEADRDLQGRLRLFVKFLGLLGPQGALPLATTEESYHWQLVRDDAFPRFLDIFNNRFLQLFYRAWADSRPVAQHDRPDRDRFIAYVGSMTGLGSQPYQNRDSVPDPEKLAHAGLTGAQAKSASRLRSLLAGLFDIEVEVEQFVGMRLVFDPEDRTKLGRGQCALGSNVLLGASVYSVEDKFRVKLVARDLEQFNRFLPNGDRCEPLADAVFFYLGEQFEWDVELALPVGKVQPMQLGRSGALGWSSWISPNWNVPDGSLRRDARFHPAERMRQKRSRKSQNLTKQASTKPASSKQT; encoded by the coding sequence GTGAACAAGAGCGCGCCAGCCCTGCCGCCACCGGCCGCGCTCGACGATCTGCGCGTCGAGCCGCCCTTCGTCGAAGGGCTGCGGGCCGAGCCCTGGCGGCATGATTTCTACGCGGCGCTGCGCCGGATCGAGCGCAGCTTCCCCGAACGCGAGCGCATCGGCGACGTCGCCGCCAGGCGCGATGAATACGTCGCGCTCGGCGAGCAGCCCTATATGGATTTCCCGGCCTCGACCATCGCCGAGGCCGATCGCGACCTGCAGGGTCGGCTGCGGCTCTTCGTCAAGTTCCTCGGCCTGCTCGGCCCGCAAGGTGCGCTGCCGCTGGCGACGACCGAGGAGAGCTATCACTGGCAGCTCGTCCGCGACGACGCCTTCCCGCGCTTCCTCGACATCTTCAACAACCGCTTCCTGCAGCTCTTCTACCGGGCCTGGGCGGATTCGCGGCCGGTTGCGCAGCATGACCGGCCCGACAGGGACCGCTTCATTGCCTATGTCGGCAGCATGACGGGCCTGGGCTCGCAGCCCTATCAGAACCGTGACAGTGTCCCCGATCCCGAAAAGCTCGCCCATGCCGGGCTCACCGGCGCGCAGGCCAAGTCGGCTTCGCGCCTGCGCAGCCTGCTCGCCGGCCTCTTCGACATCGAGGTCGAGGTCGAGCAATTCGTCGGCATGCGGCTGGTCTTCGACCCGGAGGACCGGACCAAGCTCGGCCGCGGCCAATGCGCCTTGGGCAGCAATGTCCTGCTCGGCGCCAGCGTCTACAGCGTCGAGGACAAGTTCCGGGTCAAGCTGGTCGCGCGCGACCTCGAGCAATTCAACCGTTTCCTGCCGAATGGCGACCGCTGCGAGCCTTTGGCCGATGCCGTGTTCTTTTATCTCGGCGAGCAGTTCGAATGGGACGTCGAACTCGCTTTACCGGTCGGCAAGGTCCAGCCGATGCAGCTCGGTCGCTCCGGCGCGCTCGGCTGGTCGAGCTGGATCTCGCCGAACTGGAACGTCCCGGACGGCAGTCTGCGCCGCGATGCCCGTTTCCACCCCGCCGAACGCATGCGTCAGAAACGCAGCCGGAAAAGCCAGAACTTGACCAAGCAAGCTTCCACCAAGCCAGCTTCTTCGAAACAAACCTGA
- the tssB gene encoding type VI secretion system contractile sheath small subunit has protein sequence MAGDSGQKFIRRNRPPRVHITYEDPYNADQKVELPFVMGVLADLSGNASAVEKPDVGERKFLDIDMDNFDQRMAAIEPGAAFAVPNRLGDGSDKLSVSLKFKKYEDFNPAAIARQIPATAKLLEAREQLANLLRYMDGKVAASDQLKALLADPQLMAALKDKLGEKPAGDDKQDGNG, from the coding sequence ATGGCCGGAGATTCGGGGCAGAAATTCATTCGCCGCAACAGGCCGCCGCGGGTCCACATTACCTATGAGGATCCCTACAATGCCGATCAGAAGGTCGAGCTGCCCTTCGTGATGGGGGTTCTCGCCGATCTCTCGGGCAATGCCTCGGCGGTCGAGAAGCCCGACGTCGGCGAACGCAAGTTCCTCGACATCGATATGGACAATTTCGATCAGCGCATGGCCGCGATCGAACCGGGCGCGGCCTTCGCCGTCCCCAATCGGCTCGGCGACGGGAGCGACAAGCTCTCCGTGTCGCTGAAGTTCAAGAAATACGAGGACTTCAACCCGGCTGCGATCGCCCGCCAGATTCCGGCGACGGCCAAGCTGCTGGAGGCGCGCGAGCAGCTCGCCAACCTCCTGCGCTACATGGATGGCAAGGTCGCGGCCAGCGACCAGCTCAAGGCCCTTCTGGCTGATCCGCAATTGATGGCGGCGCTGAAGGACAAGCTCGGCGAAAAGCCGGCTGGTGACGACAAGCAGGACGGTAACGGGTAA